DNA from Leptolyngbya sp. FACHB-261:
TCCGCTGGGACACCAACCCACTTCGAATTGGAGCAGAGGTAGCAGGCCAACCAGTTCAGTTCAGCGCTGACCGAGTAGTCATCACAGTCCCTCTGGCGCTGCTGCAACAGCAGGCGATTCGCTTCGAGCCAGCGCTACCTGCCACCAAGGTTCAGGCTATTCAAGCCCTGCGCATGGGACCGGTCGTGAAACTGCAGCTAGAGTTTAGTGAAAGCTTTTGGCCCAGTGATGTGAGTTTGTTCTCGGGGCTAGGACCGGTGCCTGTTTGGTGGTCGCCGGGCTACTGCCGCGGCTCTGTTCGAGCGGTGCTGACTGCCTTCGTTGGTGGCAAGCGAGCCTTGGCCCTTAACAGGCAAGCCGAGACTGAGGCGGTAGCCTGTGCCGTCACTGACCTGTGCCGTCTGTTCAGCAGCGATGCGCCACGCCGTCTCTTGCTGCGGGGCCGCCGCATTTCTTGGATTGATGATCCCTGGAGCCGGGGCGGCTATAGCTACGTGCCGACCGGTGCTTATGGAGCACGGCAAATCCTGGCTCAACCAGTGCAGGACGTCTTATTCTTTGCAGGCGAAGCAACCGTCACTGATAGCAACCCAGCTACAGTGCATGGGGCAATTGAAACTGGCATTAGAGCTGCGCAGCAGATTCTCAAGCTCAATCACGGCTCCGAGCCAGCCCTGCCATAAAGCTCATGTGCTGGCGGTGCCTACTAGCGGGGCACAACAGCAACGCTGGTTTGCTCGCCCTGCCAAGATAAGGTCAGCTCAAAGGGCTCAGGCCTTTCGGCAAACCGCACGGCCACCTGCCCAGCCGCAGGCATTTTCTCCCAACCATAAAAGTTGGCAATTACCTGACCTTCGCACTCTAAATCCGGTTCAATGTCTTCAGTCTCGTAAATGCGTTTGATGCCATCGCCTACCCCAACAATGCTGGCAGGTCCACGCACTGTTACTAAACCGTTATTGCCGACCGTCAGGGCTGAGCGGTCGAGTTCCTGAAAGATCTGGTCCGGAGCACTGAGCACACTTTGGGCCGTAGAGAAATCAACAATATCGAACGGCAATTCCAGGTTGTCATCCAAGTTTTCTAAGGAACGGCGGCTGTCTGGACTTAGGCCCAAGCCTGTGATGTGAATATGGTACTGACGCGACTGGGCTAGACGGGTTCTGCCCACTTGGAGTGGCAAGCCTAGACTAGGTTGAGCAGTTCGATTTTGGGCAACCAATTGCTGCACAGCGCGCCCGATTAGTTCCACAGTCGCTTCCCGGTCTTCAAAGGCGCCGTCGGTGAGAATTTCTACCAAGACTGAACCGTTCGGCTTCTTCAAGCTCAAAGCGGTTTCTAAGGCAGGAGCCACGTAGGTCGCTTTGACCATTTTTTGCAACGCCACCTGCATAATGGCTGGGATTTGCCGCAGATTGCGGACAGGCTCGGGCCAAATGTAGTGTGCGTCTTGACCTGCAAACAAAATGACTGTGATGCCATCAGCATCGAAGGGCAGCAGATAGCGTAGCACTGCCTCAAACAAAGCCTGCATTTCGCCTTGCTGGTACTGTTCGCGCATTGAGGCCGAAACATCCAGCAGAATTACCACATCGAGATTAGGCATAGCTACCCGACCGACATGATCAGCAAACCGGAAGTTCACCGTGACCGTGTTGGCATCTTTGTTATGCCTGCCCACTCGAAAGTTAGTGAACTCACAAATAGTGGCTGGATTAGAAGGTTGAGGCGCGGCGAATTCTGGCGAGGCCAGGCTGCCAGTGAACGCGCGGCTCAGGCTCTCAAAAAAACGACTGACCATCACAGCTACTGCCACACCTACTGAGAATGTTTGAGGATTTTGAGGACTGAGAGTTTTGAGGGCGGGTAGATTTCTCCAATCTTATGGGGATGGACTTTTGCTAATTGCTAATTTGGCTGCTTTTTGGTCAGGACAGACAAAATTTGTGCAAACACTGATTCCGGAGGCTCAGCCCCTGGAATCACTTGAAGGCGTTGACGGTAACGATAGTAATCCAGCAGGGGTAGGGTGCGCTCCTCAAACAGCTGAATGCGACGTTGCACTACCTCGGGCTGGTCATCTGGCAGTGCCCGTTGAAGCGAACGCTCAACTAGGACCGATTCCGGTACGTCGAGCAGGATCGCTTGGTCTAAGGGCTGGGCCAGGGCTTCCAGTAGAAAGTCCAACTCTTCAGCTTGAAAGGCAGTTCGGGGGTAGCCATCCAAAATCCAGCCGTTGCTAGCATCCGGCAACTGCAAGCGGGATTGAATGAACTGAATCATCAGCTCATCGGGCACCAGTTCCCCCTGCTCGACGTACGCCTGGGCCTGTTGACCCAGTTCGGAATTCTCCTGGATGGCAGCTCGCAGTAGATCGCCAGTGCCGATCCAGGGAATTTGAAAGTGGGCGGACAGCCGTTGGGCTTGAGTTCCCTTGCCCGCCCCAGAAGCTCCCAACAAAATTAGACGCACGATACACCCTACCTTAATGGCACCGGAATGGCTTGCAGGACTGCCTTGAGAACGGATACTAGCTGGCTGGCTTGACTGGCTTGGCTAGCTGCCTTAGCTTAAATTCCCTGTAGACGCCGGAAAGCTTCCTGAACCAGGGGGGGCAGGGAGCGCATAATCTTACCTTTTTGACGATCCACAGTAACCAGAGTGACCCGAGCGCTGGCTAGGAGTGCAGAATCTGAACTGGCATCCAGCCCTAACTTAGTTGAGGTAGCGGCTGAGGCTGCACAGATTTGATAATCCCAGTCCATGCGTAGGCTATTCAATTCTGCCAAACGCGCACGCACGAGAACCTCCATACCCAAGCGAGCAGGGCGGTGATAGCGGATCGACATTTCAACCACGGGCAGGTCACAACCCGCTGCGACCAGTTCCTCAAAGCCGATCCCCACCGATCGCAGACATTCCACACGAGCGGCTTCCATCCAAGCGACGTAGGTGCCGTGCCAAGCAGAACCTGAGTAGTCGGTGTCTTGAGGCTGAACTCGTACTGGGTACTCAAACCAGCTTGATTGAACGGTGAGTTCATTTTGGGGCAGTGCTTTAGGGTTGGGTTCAGGGGTTAGAGACTTCATCGTTACAGCCATGCTTAGGGCGATCGTCACATCACCTTCAATTTTGGCCTCTAGCTCAATGGCTTCTAGCACCCAGATTCAAGCCCAGCACGCCCAGGATGATCAACCCCACAGAGGCAACTTTCAGAGAGGTCAACGGTTCCCTGAACCACAAAACCCCGATCGCTGCAATTAAAGCAGTTCCCAAACCAGACCAGACAGCATAAGCAACACTGACATCAATGCGCTTCAGCGCCAGAGTGAGACAGCTAAAACACAACCCGTAAAAAACAAAAATCAACACTGAGGGCCAAAAGCGGGTGAACCCTTGTGACAGTTTCATACAGGTTGTGCCCGACACCTCTAAAACGATTGCCAGAACTAAATATAACCAGCTCATAATCTCAGATTCCTAGGTAAAGTGTGGCGCAGTTTTTGTATCAATTGCTGTTGCAGCTTCTCTGTTCTTACCACGTTAATTTCTAAGAAAGTAACAAACCCAGAAAATAATAAACCCAGTTTTTTGGAGACAGCAACAAAAAACTGGTATATGTTTAGCTCGGATAGCAGGTGCAAAATCATACTAAAATTGAACCTTTAAAACAAGCTTTAAAGCTGAGTTTGCTGGAGATCAGCCGCAGGAGGCACGTTGCCGTTTCTCCAGGATTTCTATAATTGAGGACTTGAATTTGTTCCTCTCACATGAGAGCAGGTAATGGGTAGCTCGCCGCACCGCCAAACTCCTAGGGGTCAGGAAAGAGATGTTGCCTTGCAGAAGCACGATCAAGAGCTTGAGCAGGGACTTCAGCCATCTGTAGCAATCAAACAGTGCCTGCAAACAGATTTATACAAGGCCCTTCTACAAGCGCAGAGCGACCTGGGCGAAGGCTCCTTGATTACTGATGGCTCACAGATCTTATGCGTTAATGAAGCGTTTCGTAAGATTAGCGGCTACAACGAGACTGAGCTACTAGCCTTATCCTCTCTAAATGACTTAGTCATTGCAGGATACCATCCACTTCAGAATGGCTTTCGGCCCCCTGAGGGATTTCAAGTTTCCTCAGAGCTTCTGCCACAGAATGGTCAAAAGGACGTCACGCAAAATCATCTCCGAAACTGTTTTAAAACTGCCATCCGACACAAGAACGGACAGTTTGTAGAGCTAGAAGTTGCAGTCAAAGCTTTCGCTGTAGAAGAAAGCTCTCATCTATTAATAATTGCCCGTAAACTTAGTCGGTACGAGCAAATTGAGGCACTTCAAATTAGTGACCAACGCTTTCGGGCAACCTTCGAGCAGGCTGCTGTTGGCATGGCGCATGTCGGACTTGAAGGACAATGGCTACTGGTGAATCAGAAGCTCTGCGACATTCTAGGCTATAGCCGTGAAGAATTGCTACTGCGAACATTCCAAGACATTACTTACCCTGACGACCTGGATACCGATCTGGGCTACGTTCGTCAAATGTTAGCGAATAATATTCAGACTTACTCGATTGAAAAGCGTTATCTTCACAAAAGTGGTTCAGTAGTCTGGGCAAACCTAACAGTGTCACTGGTTCGCAAGCCCTCAGGCGAGCCGGATTACTTCATTGCAGCGATTGAGAATATTGATGAGCGTAAGCAAGCCGAAGCTGAGTTGAACCAATCGCTCAAAGAGCTTGCAGATCTGACTTCAGCCCTGGATGAATCTTCCATTGTGGATGTATCAGATCAGCATGGGATCATTCAGTATGTCAATGATAAGTTCTGCGAGATTTCCCAATATTCTCGGGAAGAGCTAATTGGCCAAGACCACCAGTTGCTCAATTCTAGCTATCACTCCAAACAGTTTATTCAAAGTCTTTGGGCCACGATTGGTCAGGGTAAAGTTTGGCAGGGCGAGATTAGAAACCGAGCCAAAGATGGTAGCTTCTATTGGGTTGATACGACAATTGTGCCGTTCCTGGAGCCGAATAAAACTCCTTATCAATATGTCGCGATCCGCACAGATGTCACCAGTCGTAAAGAGGCCGAGGCGAAGCTTGCAGAGCTCAATGCTGACCTGGAACATCAAGTGCGGGAGCGAACAGCTCAATTAGAAAGGCAAATGGAGGAGCTAAAGCAGCTTAATGCACTGAAGGATGATTTTTTAAGTACTGTCTCCCATGAGCTACGCACGCCCATGGCAAATATTAAAATGGCTTTGCGAATGCTACAGGTCGCTAGCACGCCCCAACAGCAAAGCCGCTATCTACAGATTTTGCACAATGAATGCGCTCGGGAAATTAACCTAATCAACGACCTGCTAGATCTGCAACGGTTGGAGACTGGGCCTCAGCCATTGCTGCTGTCAGCACTACGGTTGCAAAGCTGGCTGCCTGAACTAATCGCGCCTTTTGAAGAGCGGGCAAAAGACCGGCAGCAAGTTCTCCAGCTTCAGATCTCAGCCGATTTGCCCCCCTTGCTATCCGACCCAGCAAGCTTGGAACGAACTCTGGCAGAACTGATCAACAATGCTTGTAAATACTCGCCTCCCGGTGCTGAGATTAAAGTAGTTGCTCGCCGTTCCGAACACACCCCTGGAGCCGCTCTGATCCAAGTGTGCAATTCTGGCGTTGTGATCCCAGCTCGAGAACAGAACCGGATCTTTGAAAAGTTCTATCGAATTCCGAGTGCAGACCCTTGGAAGCAGGGGGGTACTGGCTTGGGCTTAGCCTTAGTCCAAAAGTTAGTGCAGAGGTTAGGGGGCACTATTCAGGTTGAGAGTACTTCAGAGCTGACGACGTTTAGCATTGAACTGCCGAAACCCAACTCGCTGACAGGTTCGTCTTCCAATCACAATTGAGAGCAATCCTACCGCTACTCCAGAGCTGAAATCTAGAGCTGAACCTTAGGGTTCTTCAGCTGAGGTCATTGGGTTGGAGTTGCCATCAGCGATATTTGGAAGTGCAGCCGCATAATACTTTTGCAGGAAGCTTCTTCTGCAACCCATCCGGCGCAAAACCTCAGGCAGGTCTCTACGTCTCACATCTTTTAAAACGGTAGCAATGATCATTTTGACTTGTTCCGTTCTAGAAGAGATATTATCAATCATATCTAGTTGCTGCTGATAGCTTTCTTTGCGTTCCCGGGTGAGAGAAACATCACTGATCACAAAGTAGTTTTCTAGAAAATCTAAGCCATCATTGAGGTCAGAGCTAGCGTTAAGCTCATCCTCGACATCGGTCCAAAATTCCGCTGCTTTCCGAGTTTGGCTGGCGGCAATTAAATCGTACGCAATATTGACAATATAATCGTAAAAGGGTTTAATATCAGTTCTAAGAGAACCGACTTTAGTGCGCGAGTTCAGCAACGCCACAAAACCAAAGCCAAAGAGAACCGCTTCAATAATCAAATAAATGTCAATGGTCGGTTTGGACGAAAGCGAAAACGCAAACCAAAAAGGAAGGCAAGGCATCAGCAATTCAGCTACTAGCCAAAGCCAAAAGCCAAAACTCTTCTGAGGCTCAAAAAAAGCGAGTATTTTGCATTTTTCACTGAGTTCTCGATAGGCAACCAGAGTATTAAAAACCCCAGGCAGCAGCGCAACCCCAATCCAGGGCAACCAACTCAGCAAGTCATTCACGGAGCAGTACCCTTTCGGCCAAACATGACGACAGGATGCAGGCGAAAATGC
Protein-coding regions in this window:
- a CDS encoding adenylate kinase; translated protein: MRLILLGASGAGKGTQAQRLSAHFQIPWIGTGDLLRAAIQENSELGQQAQAYVEQGELVPDELMIQFIQSRLQLPDASNGWILDGYPRTAFQAEELDFLLEALAQPLDQAILLDVPESVLVERSLQRALPDDQPEVVQRRIQLFEERTLPLLDYYRYRQRLQVIPGAEPPESVFAQILSVLTKKQPN
- a CDS encoding multidrug efflux SMR transporter; its protein translation is MSWLYLVLAIVLEVSGTTCMKLSQGFTRFWPSVLIFVFYGLCFSCLTLALKRIDVSVAYAVWSGLGTALIAAIGVLWFREPLTSLKVASVGLIILGVLGLNLGARSH
- a CDS encoding NAD(P)/FAD-dependent oxidoreductase, with translation MSNLVIIGAGAAGLAAGHALQAAGQTVTILEARNRIGGRVWTDRSFVDFPIENGAEFIHGDQAITWQWVRAIQAQTIPIGKYSSYAYEYEGRLYSYEEMLRWPDFARVFGLEEQEIGQLDLTKPDQSVQHWLARLGITPQAQQTAAQFLAHPYLAEPEDIGVADLAHEVQVHHSGYGNFRLRDGYDQIMTALAQGLDLQLNTAVQTVRWDTNPLRIGAEVAGQPVQFSADRVVITVPLALLQQQAIRFEPALPATKVQAIQALRMGPVVKLQLEFSESFWPSDVSLFSGLGPVPVWWSPGYCRGSVRAVLTAFVGGKRALALNRQAETEAVACAVTDLCRLFSSDAPRRLLLRGRRISWIDDPWSRGGYSYVPTGAYGARQILAQPVQDVLFFAGEATVTDSNPATVHGAIETGIRAAQQILKLNHGSEPALP
- a CDS encoding VWA domain-containing protein; the encoded protein is MVSRFFESLSRAFTGSLASPEFAAPQPSNPATICEFTNFRVGRHNKDANTVTVNFRFADHVGRVAMPNLDVVILLDVSASMREQYQQGEMQALFEAVLRYLLPFDADGITVILFAGQDAHYIWPEPVRNLRQIPAIMQVALQKMVKATYVAPALETALSLKKPNGSVLVEILTDGAFEDREATVELIGRAVQQLVAQNRTAQPSLGLPLQVGRTRLAQSRQYHIHITGLGLSPDSRRSLENLDDNLELPFDIVDFSTAQSVLSAPDQIFQELDRSALTVGNNGLVTVRGPASIVGVGDGIKRIYETEDIEPDLECEGQVIANFYGWEKMPAAGQVAVRFAERPEPFELTLSWQGEQTSVAVVPR
- a CDS encoding PAS domain S-box protein, producing MGSSPHRQTPRGQERDVALQKHDQELEQGLQPSVAIKQCLQTDLYKALLQAQSDLGEGSLITDGSQILCVNEAFRKISGYNETELLALSSLNDLVIAGYHPLQNGFRPPEGFQVSSELLPQNGQKDVTQNHLRNCFKTAIRHKNGQFVELEVAVKAFAVEESSHLLIIARKLSRYEQIEALQISDQRFRATFEQAAVGMAHVGLEGQWLLVNQKLCDILGYSREELLLRTFQDITYPDDLDTDLGYVRQMLANNIQTYSIEKRYLHKSGSVVWANLTVSLVRKPSGEPDYFIAAIENIDERKQAEAELNQSLKELADLTSALDESSIVDVSDQHGIIQYVNDKFCEISQYSREELIGQDHQLLNSSYHSKQFIQSLWATIGQGKVWQGEIRNRAKDGSFYWVDTTIVPFLEPNKTPYQYVAIRTDVTSRKEAEAKLAELNADLEHQVRERTAQLERQMEELKQLNALKDDFLSTVSHELRTPMANIKMALRMLQVASTPQQQSRYLQILHNECAREINLINDLLDLQRLETGPQPLLLSALRLQSWLPELIAPFEERAKDRQQVLQLQISADLPPLLSDPASLERTLAELINNACKYSPPGAEIKVVARRSEHTPGAALIQVCNSGVVIPAREQNRIFEKFYRIPSADPWKQGGTGLGLALVQKLVQRLGGTIQVESTSELTTFSIELPKPNSLTGSSSNHN
- a CDS encoding thioesterase family protein produces the protein MLEAIELEAKIEGDVTIALSMAVTMKSLTPEPNPKALPQNELTVQSSWFEYPVRVQPQDTDYSGSAWHGTYVAWMEAARVECLRSVGIGFEELVAAGCDLPVVEMSIRYHRPARLGMEVLVRARLAELNSLRMDWDYQICAASAATSTKLGLDASSDSALLASARVTLVTVDRQKGKIMRSLPPLVQEAFRRLQGI